CGAAGATTTGGGCATCTCCGAAAGAGAATCGGTAAAATGCAGGCCAGACCGTTCGTTCTCTTTTGCGCAGGTGAAGATTCCGGCGACGTACTGGGCGAAACCCTTGTCCGCCCCGCAGTAGAAAGCGGAATGAACGTTCTTGGAGTAGGTGGCCCGCGCATGCAGCGTGCGGGCCTTGTGCCGGTAGGGGACTACGAAACCTTGCCCGTATCGGGTTTCGGCGACGTGCTCCCGCGGGTCTTTCGCCTGAAGAAAATATTCTCGCATTTGGAATCGCTCCTGCGGGAAGATTCCTGCGTAGCGCTGGTCTGCATTGATTATCCCGGGTTCAACATGAAGTTGTGCCGCAGGGCACTCGCTTTAAAAAAGCCGGTTCTGTATGTGGCGCCCCCGCAGGTCTGGGCCTGGAAAAAGCACCGCGCCCGCCGCTTGAGGGGCGCGAAACTGGCGGTGCTCTTTAATTTTGAACGGCGTGTTTATGAATCCCTCGGGCTGGGTGCCGAGATTCTGGAGCACCCCTTCTTGCGGGCGGTGGGCGCGCGTGCAATCGGCCCGAATTCGCGTGCAACCAGCCCGAATTCGCGGGCAATCGGCCCGGACGCGCGCGAAACCCGCCCGAACCAAGACGTAGTCGTATTGCCCGGTAGCCGCGAGTCGCAGGCTCTCCGCAACTTGCCCTTCTTTATGGAGGTCGTATCGCGGGTACACGCGCTTCACCCCGAAAGGAACTTCGTGCTTGTCGCATCCCGCGAATCGCTCAAAATGCAGTTTGAACGAGCAGTGGCAAAATTGTCCCCTGCAGGGAGTGTCCCTGCCTGGTTGCGCATTGATGTTGCCCCGCAAGAAGCCCGCGAACGTGCCGCCTTTTACGCCCGCCATGCGGCTGCGCTCTGCATGCCGGGCTCTGCCACGCTGGAACTTGCGCTTTCGGGCGTACCGCTCGTAGTTGCCGATGTGCTTGACCCGCTCACGTATTTCATCGGGAAACATTTCGTGAAGACGGATTATTTTGCCCTACCGAACGTGCTGCTCGGGCGTTCCGCATATCCGGAATATTTTTTCACGCGGGGTGCATCCCGCAAAAAAGATAGTGCCGAACGTGTTGCGGAAACTCTCCGGAATGCACTCGAAAATCCGCCACGCTCGATGGTTGCAGACCTGGTAAAGACCTTCGCCGCTTCAACGAGCGCCGAATCGTTAATGACGGAATTTCTTTGCGAGTTCGTCGAGCGTGATACGCATTAGCGTAGGAGCGCCGTAAGGCGACTTCAGCGGATTTTCGGTCGCCATCAGTTGGCCTACAAGCATCGCCATTTCTTCGGGCTTGAGTTTGTCGCCCGCCTGGTACGCGTTCGTCTTGGACCAGGCCTTCGCAAGCGTATCCTGTACCACCGAAGCGTCGCCCTTGTCGCCGCTTTCGGCGCAACTGTCCAGGAATTCGTGAACCGCCTTTACGGCTCTAGATAACTTGAGTGCGCTCGGGATTGCTCGAATCTGGAAGGTGTCACCGCCGAAGGGCTCTACGAAGAATCCCAACTTGCGCAATTGCTCGTCGACGCTGGCAAAGATTTGCTTTTCGATCTTGCTGAATTCAATCAGTTCGGGGAAAAGCAGTTCCTGGCAATCAAGGTCTGCGCCCTTTTGTAGAATATTAAGCGCCTTCTCGTACAAGATGCGCGAGTGCGCCGCATGCTGGTCTATAATCAGCAGGCCTTCCGCGTCTTCGCCCGCAATGTAGGTGTCCGCAATCTGGAACAGGGTAGGAGCCTTCCACGGTTGCGGTTCCGGCTCTGGAACGGGGACGTTCCCTTCACTCGGTTCTAGCGAAATGATTTTCCCCGCCTCGGGTTGCGAGAACAGGTCCTGCACGTCATCCGAAACATCGTAGCGGGTTGCCTTGCGGGTCTCCTGTATGCCTTGCTTGTAATTCGGAGCGACTGGCTTGTAGAGGGGTTGCGCGAACGAATTGTCCGGCAAATTTTGTGTATCGCCCGCCGAACTGGGAGGCGTGGTTGCGCTTACGTTGTTTGTACTTTGGGTGTTGAATTCTCCGCTTAGGTCAATAAACGGGGAATTTGCTTCCAGGTCCTTCTGGAACGTATCGCGAATGGCGTGGTTCACCACCAGGAATACGAGGTTCTGGTTCGCGAATCGCACTTCGCGCTTTGCCGGGTGGACGTTCACGTCGAATTCGGTATCGGGCATGTCGAGGAACAAGACCGTTACCGGCTTGCACTGCGCCCCGTAGGGCTCGTACGCCTGCGAGACCGCTTTCCCTATCATCTTGTTTTCAATCGGGCGGTTTCGCATGAACAAAAATTGGTGGTGACGTTTCCCCTTCGTTTCGGTCGTGGGGGAGATGTATCCCGTAACATGGATGCCCGCCTCGGTATAGTCGACCGGCAATAGGCTCTTTGCTATCCCGGAGCCTATTGCTTCGGCGAGTCTCGAACGCAGTTCACCGGGAACGCCTATGAACACGCTTTTTTCGCCCACCTTGTAATCGAAGCGAATCTCGGGGTGTGAGATGGCTGTTTTTATGATTACATCGAGAATCTTCGTTCCCTCGGAGGTTTCGCTCCCGAGGAAGCTCCGGCGCACAGGCGTATTGAAAAACAGGTCTTCGATAAGGAATGTGGTGCCATGGCCTGCGGCGTAGGGTTCTTCGCTTTCGACTTGCCCGCCCTTGAGTATAAGCCTTCCTCCGTCGCCGTCTTCGGTAGAGGTCGAAATGGTCATTTTCGAGATGGCGGCAATTGATGCGACGGCTTCCCCGCGGAATCCATTTGTTTGCAGGTGGAACAGGTCGTCTGCCGTATACAGTTTGGAAGTCGTGTGCCTCAGGTAGCACAGGTCAAGGTCTTTCTTGCCCATGCCTTTGCCGTTATCTACAACGAGAATCTTCTTTTTGCCGCCTTCTTCGATTTGCACCTGTATACGGGTGGCCCCTGCGTCGATGGAATTCTCTATAAGTTCCTTTACAGCCGACGCCGGACGCTCAATAACTTCGCCCGCAGCGATTTTATTGATTATTTCATCCGGTAAAAGGTGTATTTCAGCGGTTTTCATGGCACAAATATAGCCAAAACCTATATATAGTGCTTGTTTTTTTGTTAAATTGTCATTGGATTCCGGTTAGGGGGTCTAACAAAAAGCGAGGTTAGAATAGTGATTTCGAATTTCTTCATGCAACTGATTCATATTGAACTGTTGACTTCATATTCTGTGAAGGATTTGCTCACGCTTATGCGACGTGACCCGAGGTTCGATGTCAAGTTGGTGAACGACTTGTTTTTTGAAGGCTCCCTTATCGATGAGAATTCGCACCGCTTTATTGCCGATAATATCGTTTCGTGGCTGTATGAGCGTGGCGAAAACCCGGATGAGTTTATTGAACGTATCGTAAAGCGCTGTGCTGATTTTGAGGCAGTCCCTGCCCGTAGCGTGTTGCGTACCTACCTGCCGTTCGTATCGCAGTTCTACCAGACCCAGGACGTCCGTGCGCTTTGCCTGGAAACTATTCCGAAGCGCTACCCGTTCCTCACGCACGCCTCTATTCTCAGGGATTCGACCGAAAACGACATGAGGAATATGTTCCTCGCCTTCCGGTTTGAAACTCCGGGTGCGCTAGTCTCGAACCCCATGCGCTGGATTCTCGGCATGTTCCGTGTAGGCCCGCTCCTCCTGAACACGCCTGCATACGAATACATGGAATACGAGGCTACCCAGACTTCGTTTATCGAGGCCCTTGAAGGCCGCGTCGAAGCAGAAATGAAGGATGGCAACGTCTACATTGGAGACAAACTTGTGGGTCGGACCGCCACCTTCGGTGAGTGCCTCGACAAGCTTGGATTTGAGTGGGAAAATACGCCTGAACGCGATGTGGGCTGTGTGCTCGCCCTTGAAGACCTGCGTGACGAAAAGACGAATTCCGTACTGCTCCGTAAGGGCTGCTACTATGGTACGCCGAGCAACATCCTCGATGTGCGGTTCAAGGCGAACGTGATTACCTCGGAACCGTTCCTCAAGTTGATGAGCTCTGTGGTGAAGCAGGAATTTGATGCCTGGAAGCCGGTGCAGAAGACCCAGGAACAGCTGCTTGGAGCCATGAACGATTCCGTGGAAGTGGTTTACTACAAGAGCGACGACTCTATCTCGGTGAACCGCAAGCACCTGATGCGCAATGTGCCCGCGAGGATCCTGCGCAACTTGCTCCGCGAATACACCGCAACCGGCCGCGAAGAATACGAAAACCGTGAATTCAAGCGCGACCCGTCGATTTGCATGGACCCGCTCCGCCCGAACTTCGAAAGCCGCCTGAACCGCGTGATTGCGCACATCAACGGCACCGACGAGAAGGACGGCAACAGCGAAGGCGTCAAGAAATACTTCGAAATTGAACGCCACCGCCGTGGTGGGTTCAGGTTCCTCCCGAAGTGCAAGATTGTGTTCCGCGAAGAATAATTTTACAAAAAAGTTTTGAAATCGCGCTGAACTTTAGTTATATTTGTAAACGTTGGGATGGTTGAAAGGTAAATCCTATCTATTTCCATCATAGCTCCCCTCCTGATGGGATTAAGGTTCCGGATGCCGCTCAATATTTTCTCCTTCTTAGGAAAGGGCCCCTCACGGGGCTCTTTCTTTGATTTTACAAAAATGGATTAGGAGTAAGTGGTTGCAGTGATTTGCCCAAAATGTAATCAAAAATACGAAGATGATATGCCTCGCTGCCTGTGGTGTGACGCAGTAAACCCCAGTTATAGTATGAATAAGATTAAGTCGCAAATTAATGAGGACTTGAAAACGGATGCTTTGGAAAAAGATGTAGAAACGTCTAAAGGAACAATTGTTTTTTGGCTTGCTACTTTAGGTGGAGAATGTGGATTGCATCTTTTTATGACGGGGTACTATTTAAGAGGTCTCGCCTATCTTCTTTTTGGAAGTTTTACTTATTCACTTCTATGTGGATTCTTTGGTATGTTTGTTTTTCCCTTTTATTTTTATTTTGTTGCACCTGCTGCGGTTGTGACAATTAGATTTCTATGCTTTTGTGATTTGTGGAGTATTTGTCATGGGAAATTTTTTAACAAGAGAAAGAAAAATGTGTTCAGCGCAGCCAAATGGATGAATGTGTTGCTCCCTGTTGTTGGCTGTTTTTACCTGCTAATTTCAGGGTTAGAGTGCTTAAATCAATTTGCGAATTATTCAATAATTGGTCAAAAAAGGTTGGAATCTGTTTTGCAAGCATATGTTGATTGTCAAGAAAAATATTTTATGCAGAATAATAAAATAGGGACTGTTGATGAGATAGACTTTGATTCGATCGTTGATATAAATACCAACTATTTCACGTATAAAGAAATCAAAAACGGGATTGAAATTGAGAATCTTACATCGTACGGATCATGTCAAAATCATTCTAAATGGAGGATTACAGCTGAATTTGAAAAAAAATTGAATTGGAAAATTGATTTGCCAGAAGAAAAATTTTGCAAAAAAAATTTTCCTAGAATAAGTGAATATAAGGAGAAAATTGAGAATTTTTGGGTAGTGTCAAGGGTTTTTCGCAAAAATAGTTTGTTCCAACATCAGATTTAGGCTACATTTCCTTTCTTTCCGTGTTTTTCCAGTTCACGTTTCAGTTCGTTTTCCTTTTCCTGCTCGTATAGGTGTTTCATGTTCAGGTACCTCTTGGTGCCCCATTCCTTCGAAGCGACATGCCTTAGCCTTGCGCAGACAAGCATAAGGGCCGATTCCCCGTCCGGGAAGCAGCCGACAACACGAGTCCTTCTGCGTATCTCGCGATTCAGCCGTTCGAGGATGTTGTTCGTCCGGATATTGCGCCAGTGCTGGCTGGGGAACTCCAGGTACGTCAGCGTTTCGCCAACTCCCTTCGCGTACATGTCCGCGGCCGAGTTCAGTTTCATCTCGCGCAACTTGCGTTCAACATCCTTGATCTTGGCTAGCGTGGCCTCGCGGTCCTCCTGGGCGTAGGTGGCCTTGAGGAGGGCGGCCACTGCGGCGAACTTGTTGCGGGGCACCTTCGTGAACACGTTCCTGAAGAAGTGAACCGTACAGCGCTGCCATTTGACATCCGGGAAGACCTCCGATGCGGATTCCAGGAAGCCCAGGTGCTTGTCCGAGGTGAACAGGCGCACCCCCTTCAGGCCGCGTTTCTTCAGGCTTAGCAGGAACGATTTCCAGCATTCCTTGCTCTCGCTCGCACCTTCCGCCGCACCGAGGATTTCGCGGTAGCCGTCGCCGTTCACGCCTATGGCCACAAGCACCGACACGCTGGTCATTTCGCCTCCCCAGCTGCGCTTCAGGTAGATGCCGTCCACGAACACGTAGGGGTATTCGCCGGAGAGTGGTCTGTTGCGCCACTCCTCGATCTTGCCGTACACCTTCTGGCTCAGGTTGCTGACCGTTGAGGCGCTTACGCGGGAGCCCCACAGGAGTTCGGTGACGTCCTCTACGCGGCGAACGGATACGCCCGCAAGGTACATCTCGATGAGCGATTCCTCCACGGACGATTCCCTGCGCCGGTAGCGCTCTATGATGGCCGTCTCGAACGGGGCCAGGCGCAGTTTTGGTACGGCGATGTCGAGCTCTCCCGCGCCCGTGAGGAGTTTCCTGTGGTAGTGGCCGCTGCGGTAGTTCCTGCGGCCTTCGGAGCGTTCGTGCTTCTCGGCATTGCAGAGGTCTGCCGCCTCCTCGTCTAGCATGGCGTTGAGCGTGTCCTCGACTGTGCCACGGATGAGCGTTTTCAGGTCGTCCTTGAGGCCGGCTTCGTCGATTTTGATTATATTTCTTTCCATAGGATGGTCCTTTTTTTGTGTTTGATTTGTGGTTATTTCAAATCTAAAAATTGGAACATCCTATTTTTTTACCCCCTTAGCGGAATTTGCGAAAGAAAATATACGTTACCAATTTTTGAATATTTGAGTAAAATGCTCCCCATTTGTCGGTTGAACTAATGTAAAACCACTTTGTTTCATAGGCAAAAAAATAGCCCGCAGCGATGCGGGCTATAAACGTTTTATACCGACAATTATTTGTTGATGGCGGCCAGGAACGCGTCCTTCTTTTCTTGCAGGAATTCCTTGCTGTTGTACTTGCGGATGCGGCGCAGAGCCTGGTCACGCAGCTGGCGTACGCGTTCGTGCGAGATGTTCATGGACTCGCCGACTTCACGCAACGTCTGCGGGGCTTCCTGGTTGATACCGAAGATGCCGGTGATGACCTTTGCTTCGCGTTCGGGCAGCTGTTCCATCAAGTCGCGAGCGAGCATTTCGACGCTCTGGATTTCGGAATCGGCTTCCGGGTTCGATGCGCCGGTATCGGGCAACACTTCGGCGTACGTCGCCTTGGAGTCTGCCTTCAGCGGGCTATCGAAGGAAACGCCGCGCTGGCCAATCTGAATGAGCTCACGGATTTCTTCGTTGATTTCCTTACCGCGGGACTGCTCGTGCAAAGCCTTGCGCACGCGAAGGTGCTGGTTTGCCGGCAGGCGGATGAGGTTACCCTGCTCGTTGATGGCACGGGTAATGTAAGCCTTGATCCACCACACGCCGTAACTGATGAACTTGAGACCGCGGGTGTGTTCGAACGACTCGATGGCGCGCACGAGGCCCATGGCGCCTTCGCTCACCAGGTCCGGGAGCGGAATGGGGCAGCCGCGGTACTGGATGGCGACCTTCAGCACGAAACGCATGTTCGCGGAGATAAGTTTCTTGCGGGCTATCTTGTCACCTTCTTTTGCTTTCTGGAAAAGAATCTGCTCTTCTTCACGGGAAAGGGGAGCGGTCCTTCTAATATCTTCAAGGTAACGCTTGAGTGTGGTATCGGTGGAATCTATATGCATTTTATTTCCTTGCCCCTTAAATATCGCTTTTTTTATTAGCAAGTAACGTGCCAAAAGTGTAAAATTTTCGTGGGTTTTCAAAAAAATGTTTATTTGGCGCGAAAAAGACGGTTTAGGGACCTGTTTTTGACTATTTCTTGTCTTGTTTTCTAGAATTTAGTTACAAAATGTAACAAATGTCACGAATTTTGTAAATAGGGACAGCGGTAAATAGAGCAGAATCTATCTCATACAATACTCTCCTTCTGTTCTATTTTCGTATATTTTGCCCGTTATGTCAATTAAAGAACCCGATCAATCTGTATGGAACCGTTTTTGGCAGCGTAAAAACGACATGGACAAGGTGTATCCCTCGTCTCCGTCGGTGCTGAATGCTATTAAGAAGAACTTTAAGCTCCAGGGGCTAAAAATCCTGGAGGTGGGTGCGGGTACGGGTCGAGACAGTGCGGAACTTGCGAAGCTGGGGGCGGATGTCTACGTTCTCGACTTTGCCGAAAACAGCCTCAAGATTGTCGATGCGCTCCGTGCGCGTGAAAACCTTTACGATAACTTGAAACTCGTCCGTGGCGATGCGTTCAAGGCGCCCTTCCCGGATTGCACTTTTGACTTGGTGTTCCATCAGGGTTTGGCGGAGCACTTCAAGGATTCGCTCCCGCTCATCAAGGAGAACTACCGCATCTTGAAGCATGGTGGGTGCTGCCTCTGCGATGTGCCGCAGACGGTTCACCCCTACACGGTCATCAAGCATATCTTGATTGCGATGGACAAGTGGTTCGCCGGCTGGGAAAAGCAGTTTACCATGGGACAGTTGAAAAAGCTCATGGTCGATGCCGGGTTCAAGTGCGAATATGCCTACGGCGACTGGATGCGCCCGAACCTGTTCTACCGCATGCTTCGCGAACTCGGGTTCAAGCTCGGGGTGGAACTCCCGAAGTACCCGCTCAACGGCACCGCGTACCAGAAGGCGAAGGATGCTATCCTTGATGCGCTGAAGTCTGTGCCGGTCATGCACTACACGCAGCTCTCTATTGGAGTCATTGGCCGCAAACCCTAATTTATGGCGCTCAACCCTAAAATAAAGTCGGCGCTCGTTTTTGCGCTCAAGCTCACGGTGACGCTTGTCCCTGCGTACTTTGTGTACCGGAACATCGTCGGTTCGCCGGATTGGGACAGCGGTGACTTGTACCGGTTGTTCTCGGCCAAGAGCGTTCTGCCGTTCGTGGTGGCGCTGGTGTGCCTTGCGGTTTCGAACTTCACGGCGTGCCTGCAGTGGAAACTTTTGCTCGAACGTCAGGGCGTTCACCTGGGCTATGCCCGCCTGCTCAAGCTCTACTACGTGGGCTTGTTCTTTAACAATTTTATGCCGGGGAATGTTGGCGGCGACGTGAAAAAGGTCTACGATATCCGCATGCAGGGTGGGCAAGATACGGTAGGCGCGGGCCTTACGGCGACATTCTTTGATAGGTTGTTCGGATTGTTCTTTGTGACGTTGTTCGCGCTTGCGATGGGGGCGCTGTTCTTTGTGCACGACGATGCGCAACGAGCCTTCGTGTGGCCGTCCATCTGGATTTTCCTCGGGTTCTGCGCCATGTTTGCGGGCCTTTGCAGCAAGCGGCTCGGGCGCATTGCGACCAACCTCATGTCGCGCTTTTTGCCCAAGAGCGTGGGTGAGAGGCTGGTGCGCATGTTCGAGAGGTTTCGGCATTTCCGTTCGGTAAAGCTTTGGGCGCAGATTTCGGCGTTGTCTTTTGCGACGCAGTCGCTTCGCATTCTGGTGCATTTCTTTTGCGGTATCGCCGTGGGCGTGGAACTTTCGGTTTCGTGGTATTTCTACTACATTCCGCTGGTAGCCATCGTGAGCGCTCTCCCGATATCGATTGGCGGGTTCGGCCCGCGTGAACTCCTGGCGCAGTCCCTGTTTGCCCGTGCCGGAGTGGCGAGTCTTGAATCGGTTGTTATCCAGTTGCTTGCATATTTCGTGAGCCTGGTCTTGAGTTTATTTGGCGCGTTCGTGTTCCTGTTGGGAGGAAACGCGAATAGTGCAGGCTGTCAGGACAAACAATCCTGATTTGATTTAGGTAGGGTGCAGGGGAAATAGCACCCAATCCATCGAGGTAATTATGGATGCCGAAGGCATCTTGCGTGGCCTGAATGCAGACCAGCGCGCGGCCGTATTGCAC
This genomic interval from Fibrobacter sp. UWR3 contains the following:
- a CDS encoding IS256 family transposase, whose protein sequence is MTTNQTQKKDHPMERNIIKIDEAGLKDDLKTLIRGTVEDTLNAMLDEEAADLCNAEKHERSEGRRNYRSGHYHRKLLTGAGELDIAVPKLRLAPFETAIIERYRRRESSVEESLIEMYLAGVSVRRVEDVTELLWGSRVSASTVSNLSQKVYGKIEEWRNRPLSGEYPYVFVDGIYLKRSWGGEMTSVSVLVAIGVNGDGYREILGAAEGASESKECWKSFLLSLKKRGLKGVRLFTSDKHLGFLESASEVFPDVKWQRCTVHFFRNVFTKVPRNKFAAVAALLKATYAQEDREATLAKIKDVERKLREMKLNSAADMYAKGVGETLTYLEFPSQHWRNIRTNNILERLNREIRRRTRVVGCFPDGESALMLVCARLRHVASKEWGTKRYLNMKHLYEQEKENELKRELEKHGKKGNVA
- the mutL gene encoding DNA mismatch repair endonuclease MutL — its product is MKTAEIHLLPDEIINKIAAGEVIERPASAVKELIENSIDAGATRIQVQIEEGGKKKILVVDNGKGMGKKDLDLCYLRHTTSKLYTADDLFHLQTNGFRGEAVASIAAISKMTISTSTEDGDGGRLILKGGQVESEEPYAAGHGTTFLIEDLFFNTPVRRSFLGSETSEGTKILDVIIKTAISHPEIRFDYKVGEKSVFIGVPGELRSRLAEAIGSGIAKSLLPVDYTEAGIHVTGYISPTTETKGKRHHQFLFMRNRPIENKMIGKAVSQAYEPYGAQCKPVTVLFLDMPDTEFDVNVHPAKREVRFANQNLVFLVVNHAIRDTFQKDLEANSPFIDLSGEFNTQSTNNVSATTPPSSAGDTQNLPDNSFAQPLYKPVAPNYKQGIQETRKATRYDVSDDVQDLFSQPEAGKIISLEPSEGNVPVPEPEPQPWKAPTLFQIADTYIAGEDAEGLLIIDQHAAHSRILYEKALNILQKGADLDCQELLFPELIEFSKIEKQIFASVDEQLRKLGFFVEPFGGDTFQIRAIPSALKLSRAVKAVHEFLDSCAESGDKGDASVVQDTLAKAWSKTNAYQAGDKLKPEEMAMLVGQLMATENPLKSPYGAPTLMRITLDELAKKFRH
- a CDS encoding RNA polymerase sigma factor RpoD/SigA, whose translation is MHIDSTDTTLKRYLEDIRRTAPLSREEEQILFQKAKEGDKIARKKLISANMRFVLKVAIQYRGCPIPLPDLVSEGAMGLVRAIESFEHTRGLKFISYGVWWIKAYITRAINEQGNLIRLPANQHLRVRKALHEQSRGKEINEEIRELIQIGQRGVSFDSPLKADSKATYAEVLPDTGASNPEADSEIQSVEMLARDLMEQLPEREAKVITGIFGINQEAPQTLREVGESMNISHERVRQLRDQALRRIRKYNSKEFLQEKKDAFLAAINK
- a CDS encoding lysylphosphatidylglycerol synthase transmembrane domain-containing protein — protein: MALNPKIKSALVFALKLTVTLVPAYFVYRNIVGSPDWDSGDLYRLFSAKSVLPFVVALVCLAVSNFTACLQWKLLLERQGVHLGYARLLKLYYVGLFFNNFMPGNVGGDVKKVYDIRMQGGQDTVGAGLTATFFDRLFGLFFVTLFALAMGALFFVHDDAQRAFVWPSIWIFLGFCAMFAGLCSKRLGRIATNLMSRFLPKSVGERLVRMFERFRHFRSVKLWAQISALSFATQSLRILVHFFCGIAVGVELSVSWYFYYIPLVAIVSALPISIGGFGPRELLAQSLFARAGVASLESVVIQLLAYFVSLVLSLFGAFVFLLGGNANSAGCQDKQS
- a CDS encoding class I SAM-dependent methyltransferase, whose protein sequence is MSIKEPDQSVWNRFWQRKNDMDKVYPSSPSVLNAIKKNFKLQGLKILEVGAGTGRDSAELAKLGADVYVLDFAENSLKIVDALRARENLYDNLKLVRGDAFKAPFPDCTFDLVFHQGLAEHFKDSLPLIKENYRILKHGGCCLCDVPQTVHPYTVIKHILIAMDKWFAGWEKQFTMGQLKKLMVDAGFKCEYAYGDWMRPNLFYRMLRELGFKLGVELPKYPLNGTAYQKAKDAILDALKSVPVMHYTQLSIGVIGRKP
- a CDS encoding lipid-A-disaccharide synthase, with the protein product MQARPFVLFCAGEDSGDVLGETLVRPAVESGMNVLGVGGPRMQRAGLVPVGDYETLPVSGFGDVLPRVFRLKKIFSHLESLLREDSCVALVCIDYPGFNMKLCRRALALKKPVLYVAPPQVWAWKKHRARRLRGAKLAVLFNFERRVYESLGLGAEILEHPFLRAVGARAIGPNSRATSPNSRAIGPDARETRPNQDVVVLPGSRESQALRNLPFFMEVVSRVHALHPERNFVLVASRESLKMQFERAVAKLSPAGSVPAWLRIDVAPQEARERAAFYARHAAALCMPGSATLELALSGVPLVVADVLDPLTYFIGKHFVKTDYFALPNVLLGRSAYPEYFFTRGASRKKDSAERVAETLRNALENPPRSMVADLVKTFAASTSAESLMTEFLCEFVERDTH